The following coding sequences lie in one Sphingomonas sp. M1-B02 genomic window:
- a CDS encoding pectate lyase codes for MTSLLSRASRWLLLTIATLGLASPVLAATDDKRIEDTMKRATRFMVEKASTNGGYVWSYTSDFSRRWGEMEAFPTMIWIQPPGTATMGHVFLDAYHATGDDYYYQAAAKVGAALVAVQHASGGWHYFGDFGGKASTDRWYATIGKNAWRLEEFQHDWGNATFDDAGTSESMQFLLRLYVEKHDPVWLPALQKALNFVLESQYSIGGWPQRYPLKSDFSHHGKPDYTSFITFNDDVAGENIAFLLMCYQVLGSGDARIRDAIVRAMNVYLVTQQAAPQAGWGLQYTLDLKPVGARTYEPDALVTHTTAANIRQLLRFYRLTGDKKFLARVPEALDWLKSVKLPADQVKGGRAYPTFVEIGSNRPLYVHRRGSNVVNGEYYADYDPANPITHYSSVRAIDVPALRREHAELLASNPEEITKDSPLRAGPARPLPRYFLADGPETSDLNTAAGKRSADALVKSLNAQGYWPTELRATSNRYAGDGPRTPPPGDFSQTKVGDATDTSPYETDKPVTGISTGTYIENMKVLISAIRG; via the coding sequence ATGACCTCGCTGCTTTCCAGGGCGTCGCGCTGGCTGTTGTTGACGATTGCGACGCTCGGCCTGGCCAGCCCCGTGCTCGCCGCTACCGACGACAAGCGCATCGAGGACACGATGAAGCGCGCCACCCGCTTCATGGTCGAAAAGGCGTCGACCAACGGCGGCTATGTCTGGTCCTACACGTCGGACTTCTCGCGTCGCTGGGGCGAGATGGAGGCCTTCCCGACGATGATCTGGATCCAGCCGCCGGGCACGGCGACAATGGGACATGTCTTCCTCGACGCCTATCACGCCACTGGCGATGACTATTATTACCAGGCCGCCGCCAAGGTCGGCGCGGCGCTGGTCGCGGTCCAGCATGCAAGCGGCGGCTGGCATTATTTCGGCGATTTCGGCGGCAAGGCCTCCACCGACCGCTGGTATGCCACGATCGGCAAGAATGCCTGGCGGCTCGAGGAATTCCAGCACGATTGGGGCAACGCCACCTTCGACGATGCCGGCACGTCCGAGTCGATGCAATTCCTGCTGCGCCTCTATGTCGAGAAGCATGATCCGGTCTGGCTGCCCGCGCTGCAGAAGGCGCTCAACTTCGTGCTCGAGAGCCAATATTCGATCGGCGGCTGGCCGCAGCGCTACCCGCTCAAGAGCGATTTCAGCCACCACGGGAAGCCGGACTATACCAGCTTCATCACCTTCAACGATGATGTCGCCGGTGAGAATATAGCCTTCCTCCTGATGTGCTACCAGGTGCTTGGGAGCGGCGACGCGCGCATCCGCGACGCGATCGTCCGCGCGATGAACGTCTATCTGGTGACGCAACAGGCCGCCCCCCAGGCCGGCTGGGGTCTCCAATATACGCTCGATCTCAAGCCCGTCGGCGCGCGCACTTATGAGCCCGACGCACTCGTCACCCACACCACCGCGGCCAACATCCGCCAGCTGCTGCGCTTCTATCGCCTGACCGGCGACAAGAAGTTCCTCGCGCGCGTCCCCGAAGCGCTAGACTGGCTCAAATCGGTCAAACTCCCCGCCGACCAGGTGAAGGGCGGCCGCGCCTACCCGACCTTCGTCGAGATCGGCAGCAATCGCCCGCTCTACGTCCACCGCCGCGGCTCGAACGTCGTCAACGGCGAATATTATGCGGATTATGACCCCGCCAATCCGATCACCCATTACAGCTCGGTCCGCGCAATCGACGTGCCCGCGCTGCGCCGCGAACATGCCGAGCTGCTCGCCTCCAATCCGGAAGAAATCACCAAGGATTCCCCCTTGCGCGCCGGCCCGGCCCGCCCGCTGCCGCGCTACTTCCTCGCCGACGGTCCCGAGACCTCGGACCTCAACACCGCCGCCGGCAAGCGCAGCGCCGACGCGCTGGTGAAATCGCTGAACGCCCAGGGCTATTGGCCAACCGAGCTCCGCGCCACCAGCAACCGCTACGCCGGCGACGGCCCCAGGACCCCGCCCCCGGGCGACTTTAGCCAGACCAAGGTCGGCGACGCCACCGACACCTCGCCCTACGAGACCGACAAGCCGGTAACCGGCATCTCCACCGGTACCTATATCGAGAATATGAAGGTGCTGATTAGCGCGATTCGGGGATAA
- a CDS encoding N-succinylarginine dihydrolase, producing MASSDPLRTEINFDGIIGPSHNFAGLSPGNLAATRSRGLTSNPRAAALQGVAKMSANLALGLRQGILLPHPRPDHRWLAGLATDFATAPAHLQAQAMSASAMWAANAATVSPAPDSADGRCHLTVANLATLPHRSHEWPETLAQLRLAFANPAFAVYGPVPAPFGDEGAANHMRLAATHGAPGIEIFVYGVRGGPFPARQHFDASQAIARRHRLDPARTFFVQQSEEAIAGGAFHNDVVAVANGKVLFAHEQAFAEKDIFYERLRAAMPEIEIVEVPAASVTLADAIASYLFNAQLVTPPSGEMTLIVPEEARETAPVWNWLQAHIAGNGPIRRLETVDVRESMGNGGGPACLRLRVVADPATIDPRFLVDEARLDRIEEVIAAHWPDAIQASAIADPALVAQIESARRALLEALGIVELIDR from the coding sequence ATGGCTTCAAGCGACCCCCTGCGCACCGAGATCAACTTCGACGGCATCATCGGCCCGAGTCACAATTTCGCAGGCCTGAGCCCGGGCAACCTCGCCGCCACCCGCAGCCGCGGCCTCACCTCGAACCCGCGCGCCGCCGCGCTGCAGGGCGTGGCCAAGATGAGCGCCAATCTCGCGCTCGGCCTCCGTCAGGGCATCCTCCTCCCCCACCCCCGCCCGGATCACCGCTGGCTCGCCGGCCTCGCGACCGACTTCGCCACCGCCCCCGCGCACCTCCAGGCGCAGGCGATGTCCGCCTCGGCGATGTGGGCCGCCAACGCCGCCACCGTCTCCCCGGCCCCCGACAGCGCCGACGGCCGCTGCCACCTCACCGTCGCCAATCTCGCCACGCTTCCCCATCGCAGCCACGAATGGCCCGAGACGCTGGCCCAGCTGCGCCTCGCGTTCGCCAACCCCGCCTTCGCGGTCTACGGCCCCGTCCCCGCCCCCTTCGGCGACGAGGGCGCGGCCAATCACATGCGCCTCGCCGCCACGCACGGCGCGCCCGGCATCGAGATTTTCGTCTACGGCGTCCGCGGTGGTCCCTTCCCCGCGCGCCAGCATTTCGACGCCAGCCAGGCCATCGCCCGCCGCCACCGCCTCGATCCCGCCCGCACCTTCTTCGTCCAGCAGTCCGAGGAAGCGATCGCCGGCGGCGCCTTCCACAACGATGTCGTCGCGGTCGCCAACGGCAAGGTCCTCTTCGCGCACGAACAGGCCTTCGCCGAAAAGGACATCTTCTACGAACGCCTCCGCGCGGCGATGCCCGAAATCGAGATCGTCGAAGTCCCCGCCGCCAGCGTCACCCTCGCCGACGCAATCGCCTCCTATCTGTTCAACGCCCAGTTGGTCACGCCCCCCTCGGGCGAGATGACGCTGATCGTCCCCGAGGAAGCCCGCGAAACGGCGCCCGTGTGGAACTGGCTGCAGGCGCACATCGCCGGCAACGGCCCCATCCGCCGGCTCGAGACGGTCGACGTCCGCGAATCGATGGGCAATGGCGGCGGTCCGGCCTGCCTGCGCCTGCGCGTCGTCGCCGATCCCGCGACGATAGACCCGCGCTTCCTGGTCGACGAAGCAAGGCTGGATCGGATCGAGGAGGTGATCGCCGCCCACTGGCCCGACGCAATCCAGGCTTCCGCGATCGCCGATCCTGCGCTTGTTGCCCAGATCGAAAGCGCCCGCCGCGCGCTGCTCGAAGCGCTCGGAATCGTCGAGTTAATTGACAGGTAA
- a CDS encoding DMT family transporter has translation MAWILLIVAGVLEVVWAYFMKQSNGFSRLWPSLATFVAMFASFGLLSVSMKTLPLGTAYAMWTGIGAVGAFLVGIFVLGEAAGAVRIFAAVMIVGGLALMKVGAP, from the coding sequence ATGGCCTGGATTTTGTTGATCGTCGCCGGCGTGCTCGAAGTCGTCTGGGCCTATTTCATGAAGCAATCGAACGGGTTCAGCCGGCTGTGGCCATCGCTGGCGACGTTCGTGGCGATGTTTGCGAGCTTCGGATTGCTGTCGGTTTCGATGAAGACGCTGCCGCTGGGGACCGCCTATGCGATGTGGACCGGGATCGGCGCGGTTGGGGCGTTCCTAGTGGGGATCTTCGTGCTGGGCGAGGCGGCGGGGGCGGTTCGGATTTTCGCCGCGGTGATGATCGTCGGCGGGTTGGCGTTGATGAAGGTAGGGGCGCCTTAG
- a CDS encoding arginine N-succinyltransferase, producing MSFVIRAARDEDLQPLYEMAKLTGGGFTNLQPEKDVLRAKLARSHAAFDRTDDSPAEELFLLVLENTQTGEVRGTCQIFTAVGQKWPFYSYRIGIDSKHSRELDRTFQSELLNLTNDLVGCSEVGGLFLHPGERAGGLGMLLARSRYLFIARHRARFADRILAELRGVIDEAGGSPFWDGVAGRFFGMSFQQADSFNAVHGTQFIADMMPKHPIYTAMLQDSARAVIGLPHPSGRAAMRMLENEGFAFENYIDIFDGGPTMIARTDQVKTIRDARSTTVAAIEEGGEPVLAAAGTLAGFRAAYGLVQQREDGVALDPICAEALGVQQGDALLHVQRS from the coding sequence ATGAGCTTCGTCATCCGCGCCGCGCGCGACGAGGATCTCCAGCCGCTCTACGAAATGGCTAAGCTCACCGGCGGCGGCTTCACCAATCTCCAGCCCGAAAAGGATGTGCTGCGCGCCAAGCTCGCGCGCAGCCACGCCGCCTTCGATCGCACCGACGACAGTCCGGCCGAGGAGCTGTTCCTCCTCGTCCTCGAAAATACCCAGACCGGTGAGGTCCGCGGCACCTGCCAGATCTTCACCGCGGTCGGCCAGAAATGGCCTTTCTACAGCTACCGGATCGGCATCGACAGCAAGCATAGCCGCGAGCTCGACCGCACCTTCCAGTCCGAACTGCTCAACCTCACCAACGATCTGGTCGGCTGTTCCGAAGTCGGCGGGCTGTTCCTCCATCCGGGCGAGCGCGCCGGCGGCCTCGGCATGCTGCTCGCGCGCAGCCGCTATCTGTTCATCGCCCGCCACCGCGCCCGCTTCGCCGATCGCATCCTCGCCGAACTGCGCGGGGTGATCGACGAGGCCGGCGGCTCGCCTTTCTGGGACGGAGTCGCCGGGCGCTTCTTCGGAATGAGCTTCCAGCAGGCGGACAGCTTCAACGCCGTCCACGGCACCCAATTCATCGCCGACATGATGCCCAAGCATCCGATATACACCGCGATGCTCCAGGACAGCGCCCGCGCCGTGATCGGCCTCCCCCACCCCTCGGGCCGCGCGGCGATGCGGATGCTGGAGAATGAGGGGTTCGCGTTCGAAAACTATATCGACATCTTCGACGGCGGCCCGACGATGATCGCCCGCACCGATCAGGTGAAGACGATCCGCGATGCGCGAAGCACGACCGTGGCGGCGATCGAGGAGGGCGGCGAGCCGGTCCTCGCGGCGGCGGGCACGTTGGCCGGGTTTCGCGCGGCGTACGGTCTGGTGCAGCAACGCGAGGACGGGGTCGCCCTCGATCCCATCTGCGCGGAAGCGCTGGGGGTGCAGCAGGGCGACGCCCTGCTCCACGTCCAGCGGAGTTAG